A genomic stretch from Sulfurimonas sediminis includes:
- a CDS encoding PAS domain-containing protein — protein sequence MERTLGENDFIVSKTDTKGRLTYVNKIFIDLAEYTEEELLGKPHNIVRHPDMPKTIFKLLWDRVQAKEEIFAYVINSTKNNNSYWVYANVTPSLDERGNTVGYYSVRRKPNPEALETIKPLYAQMLQAERSGGMDAGMKILTNLLDQEGVSYDEYIISLQK from the coding sequence ATGGAACGAACATTAGGCGAAAATGATTTTATTGTCTCTAAAACAGACACCAAAGGTCGACTGACCTATGTCAATAAGATTTTTATTGACCTGGCAGAATATACAGAGGAGGAACTCCTCGGCAAACCACACAATATTGTCCGACACCCGGATATGCCAAAGACAATTTTTAAACTTTTATGGGACAGAGTTCAGGCAAAAGAGGAAATTTTTGCCTATGTCATCAACAGCACAAAGAACAACAACTCTTACTGGGTCTATGCCAATGTCACACCCTCTTTGGATGAGCGCGGCAATACTGTAGGCTACTACTCTGTCAGAAGAAAACCAAACCCTGAAGCGCTCGAAACTATCAAACCACTCTATGCACAGATGCTTCAGGCAGAAAGAAGCGGCGGTATGGATGCCGGCATGAAAATTTTAACAAATTTACTAGATCAGGAAGGAGTCAGCTATGATGAGTATATCATCTCTCTTCAAAAATAA